Proteins encoded together in one Solanum lycopersicum chromosome 7, SLM_r2.1 window:
- the LOC104648519 gene encoding uncharacterized protein: MWQYSQVLGGVSIILELVQTAFHERFFPREMRKAKVEEFINLKKGSIAVREYSPKFVKLSRYATSIVSNNKDDMSRFQTRTNGDLEEVEDSRKKRGFRDARRPKPQNHAGPSNEGNRNNFCIREQPKFKKGQQSSGNCNFQKSTTPREGVAEHKKGNGGDMHRPSKNCTKCVCAHSGECK, from the exons ATGTGGCAATATAGCCAAGTTTTGGGCGGAGTTTCGATCATTTTGGAGTTGGTTCAGACAGCCTTCCATGAGAGATTCTTTCCTAGAGAGATGAGgaaggccaaggttgaggagtttatcaaccttaagaAGGGATCCATTgcagtcagggagtattccccgAAGTTTGTTAAACTGTCCAGGTATGCTACATCCATTGTATCTAACAATAAGGATGATATGAGTAGGTTCCAAACAAGAACCAATGGAGATTTGGAGGAG GTAGAGGACAGCCGTAAGAAGAGAGGATTTCGTGATGCTAGGAGGCCTAAGCCTCAAAATCATGCAGGTCCTAGTAATGAAGGCAACAgaaataatttttgcatccgTGAACAGCCCAAATTCAAAAAAGGGCAACAAAGTTCAGGGAACTGTAACTTTCAAAAGAGTACAACACCTAGAGAAGGCGTAGCCGAGCACAAGAAGGGCAATGGAGGTGATATGCATCGTCCCAGTAAGAACTGTACTAAGTGTGTCTGTGCTCACAGTGGAGAGTGCAAATAG